The proteins below are encoded in one region of Apium graveolens cultivar Ventura chromosome 4, ASM990537v1, whole genome shotgun sequence:
- the LOC141719114 gene encoding uncharacterized protein LOC141719114, which yields MCLRKTRTGTSATIPKKAPKGPIDEVKHYLDGRYVCASEASWRIFAFDIHSSWPSVERLPIHLPGEKHVSFKAGDVLEDVCDKAISKKTKLEAWKKGSRSFEDLKTVNGHIHETFKEACAALGLLQNDNQWHEVIVKNSHTSLPPQLRAMFVNILAYSPISDPLRLWEANWQCMSDDILIIRRHMLNDPHLYLSDEDLKNYALAEIEKLFNNIGKSLKDYATMPFPSEVFSNAVNRLLQEETSYDKEELKILHEKNHGMLNPEQKNTLCCHLRSEGKIVLPIASCGIAAVLLPGGRTTHSRFHIPLKLDHDSTTGIRHGTDIAELIQQTYLIIWDEAPMQHRLPYESVDRSLRDIMSAIGKRRAKKPFGGIPVVFGGDYRQILPVIPKQNMRLHAGNTEMENKVIADFSKWQLLVGDGKVENFSLDADTGDMLIKIPDQYVVHTTQIPIESIFEITYPDFLKKYVFTFLSKIKCYPNTN from the exons ATGTGTTTGAGGAAAACACGTACAGGTACTTCTGCAACAATCCCAAAAAAAGCACCAAAAGGTCCGATTGATGAGGTAAAACATTATTTGGATGGGAGATATGTTTGCGCGTCAGAAGCATCTTGGAGGATATTTGCTTTTGACATTCATTCCAGTTGGCCATCGGTAGAGAGGTTACCGATACATTTACCAGGCGAGAAGCATGTTTCGTTTAAGGCTGGAGATGTCTTGGAGGATGTTTGCGACAAGGCAATATCAAAAAAAACCAAGTTAGAAGCATG GAAGAAAGGTTCCAGGTCTTTTGAAGATCTTAAAACTGTTAATGGACACATCCACGAAACATTCAAGGAAGCATGTGCGGCCCTTGGTCTTCTACAAAATGATAACCAATGGCATGAAGTAATTGTCAAGAACTCCCATACATCATTGCCTCCACAGTTACGTGCAATGTTTGTCAATATTTTGGCATATAGTCCTATTTCAGATCCACTTAGACTTTGGGAAGCTAATTGGCAATGTATGTCAGACGATATTCTCATCATCAGGCGACATATGCTTAATGATCCTCATCTATACCTATCAGACGAAGATTTGAAGAATTATGCACTTGCAG AAATTGAAAAATTGTTTAATAACATCGGGAAGAGTTTGAAGGACTACGCGACAATGCCATTTCCAAGTGAAGTTTTTAGCAATGCTGTTAACAGACTACTCCAAGAAGAAACTTCATATGATAAAGAAGAACTGAAAATTTTGCATGAAAAGAATCATGGAATGCTCAACCCTGAACAGAAGAAC ACATTATGTTGTCACCTTCGTTCAGAAGGAAAGATTGTGCTTCCTATTGCCTCATGTGGAATAGCAGCCGTATTGTTGCCTGGTGGTAGAACTACGCATTCAAGATTCCATATTCCTTTGAAACTTGATCATGACAGTACAACCGGAATCAGACATGGAACCGATATTGcagaattaatccaacaaacTTATTTGATCATTTGGGATGAAGCGCCAATGCAACATCGTCTTCCCTATGAATCTGTTGACCGTTCTTTGAGGGATATAATGTCTGCTATTGGCAAAAGGAGGGCAAAGAAGCCATTTGGTGGTATCCCAGTAGTTTTTGGCGGAGATTATAGGCAGATTTTACCCGTGATCCCAAAG CAAAATATGCGGCTTCATGCAGGAAATACAGAAATGGAGAATAAGGTTATAGCGGATTTCAGTAAATGGCAGCTTTTAGTTGGCGATGGTAAAGTTGAGAACTTTAGTCTTGATGCAGACACTGGTGACATGCTAATAAAGATTCCAGATCAATATGTTGTTCATACCACGCAAATTCCTATAGAAAGTATTTTCGAAATTACTTACCCggattttctaaaaaaatatgtCTTCACATTCTTATCTAAGATCAAGTGTTATCCTAACACCAACTAA
- the LOC141719115 gene encoding uncharacterized protein LOC141719115: protein MVDDINNSILGKIPGTLHTYLSQDSIDDAGDEDNDFISAFPVEYLNSLDMPCIPKHELNIKVGVVVMLMRNLNQIMGLCNDTRMIVTSCKKNNIECEILCWSHVGSKHLILRIEMIPTDTSWPFEFKRIQFPLQICYAMTINKSQGQSLDTVGLYLPRAVFSHDHVYVAISRVTRLEGLHILIDRDDGTTTNITSNIAYEEVFYNLPSINDENVSY, encoded by the coding sequence ATGGTGGACGACATCAATAACAGCATTCTTGGGAAAATTCCTGGAACTCTACACACATATCTTAGTCAGGATTCAATTGACGATGCTGGTGATGAAGATAATGATTTCATATCAGCATTTCCAGTAGAGTACCTGAACTCATTAGATATGCCTTGCATTCCTAAGCACGAGTTAAACATCAAGGTTGGCGTCGTTGTCATGCTTATGAGAAATTTAAACCAAATTATGGGATTGTGTAACGACACGCGAATGATTGTGACATCCTGCAAGAAGAATAATATTGAGTGTGAAATATTATGTTGGTCCCATGTTGGGTCAAAACATTTGATCCTGAGGATAGAGATGATTCCAACAGATACGAGCTGGCCTTTTGAGTTTAAAAGAATTCAGTTCCCACTCCAGATTTGTTATGCAATGACAATTAATAAGAGCCAGGGCCAATCACTTGACACAGTTGGTCTATACCTTCCCAGAGCAGTGTTTTCTCATGACCATGTCTACGTTGCCATCTCAAGAGTTACAAGACTGGAAGGTCTCCACATTCTCATCGACCGTGATGATGGTACCACCACAAATATTACATCAAATATAGCCTATGAAGAAGTATTTTACAATCTACCGAGCATAAATGATGAGAATGTATCATATTAG
- the LOC141716942 gene encoding uncharacterized protein LOC141716942 has protein sequence MYMMRRTCKSLPRMVGRGQLNFQDEISIWCFATLNHSLRHLCTSQTEDKHIPDSSKNIAQTEKKQRWCYDPTIKHEALRQCAVPRFAYYDDSATDSTGSDSEIETETMTEEEVQARKEKILAEGKEEQPFKYKRGFDYEVLKQFFYLDSPDTLANSNLMLYSDTKEDMKSKGRKYYSISREVMISSASNCESETETEYNWETCLETMAKGRADKDKNLPGTKDEQLFCYDPSIEYEPLKRYIVPRFDFFDSSSTDWSDSSDSESETKTMEAEAAGSQ, from the exons ATGTATATGA TGAGGAGAACATGCAAGTCTCTACCTAGAATGGTTGGGCGAGGGCAATTGAATTTCCAGGATGAGATCTCGATATGGTGCTTCGCGACACTAAATCACTCCCTGCGACATTTat GTACTAGTCAGACAGAAGACAAACACATACCTGATTCGAGCAAAAATATTGCTCAGACCGAAAAGAAACAACGCTGGTGCTATGATCCCACAATCAAGCATGAAGCACTCAGACAATGTGCTGTCCCCAGATTTGCCTATTACGACGACTCTGCCACTGACTCGACAGGCTCAGACTCTGAAATCGAAACTGAAACCATGACAGAAGAAGAAGTTCAGGCTCGGAaagaaaaaattcttgctgaaGGCAAAGAGGAACAGCCATTTAAGTACAAGCGCGGGTTCGATTACGAAGTACTTAAACAATTCTTCTACTTAGACTCCCCAGACACGCTTGCCAATTCCAATTTGATGCTTTACTCTGATACCAAGGAGGATATGAAATCTAAGGGTCGCAAATATTATTCCATTAGTAGAGAAGTCATGATTAGTTCCGCTTCCAATTGCGAATCGGAAACTGAAACAGAATATAACTGGGAAACATGTTTGGAAACCATGGCAAAAGGCAGAGCTGATAAAGACAAAAACCTTCCTGGAACCAAAGATGAACAGCTCTTTTGCTACGACCCCAGCATCGAATATGAACCACTTAAACGATATATTGTCCCCAGATTCGACTTTTTTGACTCCTCTTCCACTGACTGGTCCGACTCCTCAGACTCTGAGTCCGAAACCAAAACCATGGAAGCTGAAGCAGCTGGCAGTCAGTAA